In the genome of Lactuca sativa cultivar Salinas chromosome 3, Lsat_Salinas_v11, whole genome shotgun sequence, the window TCCAAAATGATCTTTTAAAACAGTAAAACATAAGTTCGTGCTCTTCAAATGCAAAAAATAATCACCATGGACCATTTAAACCAATATACTAATGTTTTTTGGGCTACAACGACAATAActcattattttttatatatatttgaaacccttttttaaaatatttatggATAGCTTGAAAGCTTTACCAATGTATTAGCTAGTGGTTTGCTGGTAATTGTTGGGGGGTTGTTAAACCCTGTTTCATTTATGGACAAATCAACTAAAGCAATGGCATCAAGCATTCTACATTTCTACTTACAAATACAAACAATTACTACTTTACTATAGCAATTCATTAATGTCTTACAACTTACAAGATTGATAGAATAGCATATAGCATAGTTTACTACAACAAAACAAACGTagattgtttcatttttgcaacAACACCCATGACACCAAACCGCGTAACAAAATCTCAATTAATTGCCTTTTTCTTTTAACTTTTTTAGAGTAGGATATTGAATTCCCTAAAATTCCAACATGCGTATCAATATTCAATAGCGACGAGCACCTGAGGTTGATAACAAAACTCTACTTGCCTTCTTTCCTTTCTTCCCCATCTCATTTCCCTTGTTGCTTTCAACAGGTTTTGCCCTCGATATAACATTTGCAAAAGATGATGCACCTCCCATTGGCAAGCCTGTATGATAAAttatatagcattctactttcagaAACACATCTAAAAGAATGGAATGAGTCATTAGCATAACTTAACTAAAAATTGTAATTGATTTTACAAAAGATGtgtttattacataaataaaaaaaatggggtttattttattttattattccaTTCCATGATTAGATTAACAAATTGGAAGGAATCACATTCGTTCAAGAATGGTCCACATTCCATTCCATTAGCCAAAATAAACACTTCTTTTTAATTCCAATTCCATCCATCATACCAAACACTATCTGATGAGATTGCTAATATACCAATTATAAAAAGATCAACCAGAATTGTTACATGTTAAGTCTAGAATGGAGGGAAAGGATAGATTCGGTTATGGTGTGAGGGTAATATAAATCTTTTAGGGGGTGAAGATATTTGTTTGGATTTGTATTGGctcctgagagagagagagagagagagagagagagagagagagagatgttcatGTGCAACAAACAAATACAATGAGTTTCAAGGCTTACCAGTTGAAGAAGCAGTTTCCTCTGCTGTTCTTAGAAGATTAGGAGAATCATGTGCTGCTGCAAAACCAAGCCTAGCAACATTTGAAAACAGGGGCCTATCTACTGCAGCTGGAGGACTACTTGATGATGGTGTTGGTGTTGTTACACTTACAGAAGAGCTTCCCAGAGCTTCAAAGTTCAAACCAAACATACATTTAGATCATGACTAAATTCATACTAATACACTATACTTTCAATATAACATAATTTTGAAGATATTGGCCCTACTTTAAGTTTGTTGATTGTGCCACAAGTCAACAAACAGCATATTGTCTAACTCTAACATGTGATGTTAGTGAGTGCTGACTCTCGACTCTTTTCAAGAAATAAGTCAACATTTATAGATAGATAGTACCTTCAAAGTCATCCAAGGAGAATGCAGGAGAATGATCAAAGCAAGAATGTGCATCAAAAGGAATGGCCACATAATGTGTAGCTGTTGCTGCAGCTTCTGCCTTCATTTTCTCCTCTTGCTCCTTCAAGTAAGTAAAACATCACAAATTCTTATCAAAATGTAAAACAAGTTATCGCCTTTTTTTAACTTTAAAATATTGTTGCTTCAAGATCAAACCCCTTTAGATTCTACTGCATTTTGGAATTCATTGGATTCACCGGGAGTGATGTTAATGGGACAAAACACATAAATGCCCTCATCATCCACATAAcaaacaaaattatatatatatatatatatatatatatatatatatatatatatatatatatatatattatattgtgTTGTATTATAGCAATAAATAAATGACACAAAGTTATAAAAGGATAAAAGAGCACATAGACACCTTTCTGGCAACGCGCTTCCTCTGCTTTTCCCTATTTTTCAGTTCATCCTCAAATGGAGAAAGAGAACTCGGAGGCAAAATTCCAGTGAGATCAATTTCACAAAGCTGAAAAATATGAGCACCAACAATAAGACAAAATCATCACAGAAGaatgacattttttttatttaagcaAGCTTTGAAGCATACCTGAAACGTGGTTGTTAAAGAAAAATGGCTCAAGTAGCGATATCGCCTCCTCATGGCTTCTGACTGTGTAACACTCTCCAATTGAAAAATCTTACCACTAATCCTGCAATTTTGTGAATTTAAGTTTCAAAAGGGAGAAAAGGAAACAGATGCAGAATTTGATGCATGAATATCTATGAAAACTCCAACCTTTGAGGAAGATTATCATATGTTCCATAATGATGAAGAAGACACTTCATGTTTAAAGGATGGAGTATAAGGTGTTGACCATCTGCCGCCTGCAAAGAAACAGAGAGTAAGAAATTAATGTTACTACACTTGAGGCAGACATAAGGTTATAAATTACATAATTTTATGATAATAAAGGTTTACTCTTATCAATCTTAGGATGCAAATATGAGAGGGATTGTTTTGTACTTATGTAACTACATGGCTTTACATGTATGGGTAGGGTTTCATAGCCACCAATGATACAATCTAAACCAAAAGGGAAGCTTGTCAGGGAATGCACTACAAATAAGATGCTCATAAAAGTTACCTGATAGAAATCGTATGATCCCTTGATCTTCTTATCTGTAAAACCATTAGAAGGTAACTGTATACCTTTGCTATCCTCATAGGAAGAAGATAAAGCTTCATCTTGGCCATCATATGGTTCATGTTCATCCACATCAGCAGTTTGATTCAATACAGGTTCGTTAACATCAACCAACTTCAACCTACTAACAGAAAGTTCTTCAGACATAACTGAACCACTAACACCCACACTAAAATCCAAACCCGAATGAAAAGATTCATTATTACGAGAGTTGACCCCATCAAGATCCCTATGTTCCTTCCaatatttctttctttcttccaaTTGTTCCATTGCAGCACAAACATATGGAAGCTTTTCCATGTCATCAACAAGCCCTGATTCTGCTCTAGCAAGCCAGCTATCGAGTTCAGACATTGCTTTCCTAACTGAAAGTTCAACATCT includes:
- the LOC111917026 gene encoding uncharacterized protein LOC111917026 isoform X1, with the translated sequence MSILPSQNLGSSSSSSNLHAQNPNPNHGFNLPQPDSPSQPTHTLQSLRISGPVDMPDKLTAEPAAPTPKTSGGSSKKVKEDHKVNGKKILDHQKSGQSSVGSSQHKGSPGSQQRSRYNHQGGTQTSSGRKTQAVNGNHLLNFHYDPITRPQARVNPPRKLPKRKPYNKDLFLQANYKFVLLDSGNHAPESMDPDKMLQWEDIICVMYFTPHPTNCPICLEELLCPQMTSCGHIFCFPCILRYFLMGEDDHKRESWKKCPLCFMMISSKDLYTIYIENVKQHCVGDTIEFMLLTRDKDSLTLNAKQKEGVNSFDSFSKFTFTVDVELSVRKAMSELDSWLARAESGLVDDMEKLPYVCAAMEQLEERKKYWKEHRDLDGVNSRNNESFHSGLDFSVGVSGSVMSEELSVSRLKLVDVNEPVLNQTADVDEHEPYDGQDEALSSSYEDSKGIQLPSNGFTDKKIKGSYDFYQAADGQHLILHPLNMKCLLHHYGTYDNLPQRISGKIFQLESVTQSEAMRRRYRYLSHFSLTTTFQLCEIDLTGILPPSSLSPFEDELKNREKQRKRVARKEQEEKMKAEAAATATHYVAIPFDAHSCFDHSPAFSLDDFEALGSSSVSVTTPTPSSSSPPAAVDRPLFSNVARLGFAAAHDSPNLLRTAEETASSTGLPMGGASSFANVISRAKPVESNKGNEMGKKGKKASRVLLSTSGARRY
- the LOC111917026 gene encoding uncharacterized protein LOC111917026 isoform X2; this encodes MSILPSQNLGSSSSSSNLHAQNPNPNHGFNLPQPDSPSQPTHTLQSLRISGPVDMPDKLTEPAAPTPKTSGGSSKKVKEDHKVNGKKILDHQKSGQSSVGSSQHKGSPGSQQRSRYNHQGGTQTSSGRKTQAVNGNHLLNFHYDPITRPQARVNPPRKLPKRKPYNKDLFLQANYKFVLLDSGNHAPESMDPDKMLQWEDIICVMYFTPHPTNCPICLEELLCPQMTSCGHIFCFPCILRYFLMGEDDHKRESWKKCPLCFMMISSKDLYTIYIENVKQHCVGDTIEFMLLTRDKDSLTLNAKQKEGVNSFDSFSKFTFTVDVELSVRKAMSELDSWLARAESGLVDDMEKLPYVCAAMEQLEERKKYWKEHRDLDGVNSRNNESFHSGLDFSVGVSGSVMSEELSVSRLKLVDVNEPVLNQTADVDEHEPYDGQDEALSSSYEDSKGIQLPSNGFTDKKIKGSYDFYQAADGQHLILHPLNMKCLLHHYGTYDNLPQRISGKIFQLESVTQSEAMRRRYRYLSHFSLTTTFQLCEIDLTGILPPSSLSPFEDELKNREKQRKRVARKEQEEKMKAEAAATATHYVAIPFDAHSCFDHSPAFSLDDFEALGSSSVSVTTPTPSSSSPPAAVDRPLFSNVARLGFAAAHDSPNLLRTAEETASSTGLPMGGASSFANVISRAKPVESNKGNEMGKKGKKASRVLLSTSGARRY